The following nucleotide sequence is from Oncorhynchus kisutch isolate 150728-3 linkage group LG29, Okis_V2, whole genome shotgun sequence.
CTATTTATTTTATGCAATAATTCGCAGTCTGAAAGCATTCAAAATAGATAATCTATTCAGCTAAAAACAACAGTGCAATGTCAAAACAAGTTTACATTGAGGTTAGATTTTGTTTACCATTACTTATTAACATCTTGATTTTGTTCTATTCTTGTAATgctttttgtataaaaaaatgtaattagtTACATTTAAGCAAATACAGCGATTAACTCTCATAATAGTTTGACAGCCCTAATTCACATCCATTTTTTACAGCACTCAATCATGTGATGGCCATACCTGATGGGATGCTGAGTAGTAAGTACCCTTGTGGCATGTAATTTTCCAATAAAATAGGAAGCAATTAATCGTTGACCTTCAAGTATCGCCTGACTACATGTGTATGCTGTAAGGAACTATCTGGCTATTCTGTTGGTAATGTACATTTCTTTTTATTTACAGAGGAGTAAAAACCAGTGAGCTGTGAGGACCAGTAAAACTGTCCCACTAGACATATCTACATTTAAGCACTTCCTTTCAGAATGCGCTGAATCTGTGGACATTCTAAATAATCCAGCACATGGATTTGAAAACTAACAAGTTCTCGTTTGTTGTATTTTCTTTATGGGTCTATTTAATTAACCTATGATTTTGATACAATAAGGCCAGGTGTACTAACTGCTGCTCACTGCTAACCATAAAACTGAGATTAGGCCAACCAAGGTGTAACTCATTCTAGCTAATAAAATTAAGTCAAAATAAATGCCACTGAAATGAAACACTTTATTTAAAGGGCTGCCATATAAATGACATTTCATACCATTTCAAGTGTACACACCAAAGCAAAAGAAAATGCGCAGCTACATTTTGTCACAAGAACAGACATCACTGACATAGCATACCTCATGTATGGAAAACCAATTATAAATGCTCTGCTATTGGTGATTTCTCATGTCACTGTGAGATGAAGCCGATATAGATTGCATGTTAGTGCTGAGAACATGAATAACTGTGAGCATCTCATTCTATTAGGCTCCAACATCTGTCAGTCTGGTGACAATGGCAGTGGTTTTCAAATCTCTCCTCTGGCATTTTTTAAGTTTAGTTTTAGCTCTGAAATGGCACGCCTGATTCTGATTCACTATTCAATggtttgatgattagttgaacCAGGTGTGCTAGCTGTGGAATATTTCAAATACATGGAACAGCTGGGGGTCCTAGAAGCTAGGAGACTACAACCCACTCTGAGGACAATATCATTAACCTAATAGTGCATGGCTCAAGATTGGGCCTAGTAAACAAGTATTGTGGTAAATCAGAAACTTCTCCCATGTAGTTCGTTCTGGCTGAGAAGGCAGTACTGAAGATTAATAGAATTGCAATGCTTGAGACAGATGTCCAGGGTTATATCAGTTGGTATATGGATTTACTTTGCTAAATCACAGGAACTCCTGGCAGGACCACCTGACCGATATGGATGCAAACTGCGGGTCGATAGTTCCCCTGTAGAGGTCACTGTGCACCATTATATAGACTGCATTGTGATGTACTCAGTGTACAGAACTATCAACCAGACACAAAAAACACTGGTCTACTAGGAACAGGTCAATACAGGTTTACAGTGACCTAAAAGTCAGAACATAGGCAGAGAACTTGCTAGGGACAGATTTGTAGATATTAACATAATATTCTCATGGTCATGTTTAACATATGGGTACTACAGTATGTTGTAAATATAATTTGGGTATAACAAGGTTGGATGGTTAATCTACCAAGCAAGACCAAATTGAAAGCTGTCCTGAGGCAAAGAAAATCTCCCCCTATAAAGCACCCACTTCCATCAGTAAAATCCCCATTGCATAAAATAAGAACATTATCTTTCCAgttaatatatatttaaaaaatacataagCCCCTGAGGAGTATTGCACACATTGCAAGAGATGATTGTGAAGACGTGATGCATAATTCAAGCAACCATATTGGTTTTTCCTAAACTTCTCCACACAAACAAAACATCATTTTTCTGAATTCAGTACCATTGTGCAATCTAAAACTGAAGGCTGTGGAGTGGAGTAGTTCAATGGATATTTTATAGGGGGCAGGTTTTTTGGTTCAGTGATCCATCTTCTCCCCCAGAACCAGGGCTGCTATTTGCCAGGTCCTTTTAGAGTGTTGAAAAAGTCTTTCAGGGTTTGCTCGATGTTGGGCACACCAAAATTTTGAGCTGCAAAGATGCCTGTGCAAGTCCCAAGGATCACACCCAAAACCGCAGAGGATCGCAGCCTAGACACAATATATCCTGCCAAGAAGCCCTTAAGGAAAGGGGAGGCCAGCACACTGCCACCCTGGAACAACAAAAAGTCACCCTCATGTTTGAAACACACAACAAACGGGTATGATGTTCATCTAAGGCCCATCTGACAGTTTGACAAGATGTATGGAAAACGTGTACTCTTATCTGCACATATACAGACCTGATCTATAACAACTACAGAAAAGTGAGGGTTTGTATGAGGTCATGTTTGCGTGAAAGCAGCCAGAGGCCTGCGTGCGTGTCAGACATCTGACCTGTGGGATCCCAGCCTGTACTTCCTTCTCCACACGCCGCTGAATGTCCTCTAGCTGGTCCTTGAGCTCTGCCAGGTCCTTCAGTGGTCTCAAGGGGTCCTGTTGTAGTACATGTCAAAGGTCAATTACATACATATCAAACAGGATTTCAGTTAATATATGAATCTTCTATAATTAGGCGTGGTTTGTCATATCCTGGGTGGCTACTGATAActgggagaagaaaaaaaatctacaaTGACAATATTAAGAGAAAACAGAATGCAGTAATTCTTAGGACCAAAATGTGAGCCTCAAAACAAGAAAGTAGGGCCAGCCCGCCCGCTCATTAGGCCGCATCGCTCCatcattttttttgtttacaTAAATCATGTAGCATATACAGTCTATGGTAGAAATAATGTGGTCTTTTCTGTAGCATACAGGATGGAGATAAAATGTATGACAATGTAATGCGACAGACTTTTttcatcatgcaggtttctccgaTCAAATAGTATAACCTAAATGGCGCCCAATCAAATAAACAAATGCACTGCCATGTTAAACAATGTATCCTAAACATGGGCCTGGTCAAAGTAAAATGGACAATCAGGATACTCACAACTGCTCTCCAGGAGTTACACACCGTGGGCTAAATTGTCACGATCAGTGGTTTAAAGTTCGTATCCGTATATTT
It contains:
- the LOC109874338 gene encoding SLC35A4 upstream open reading frame protein isoform X1 — encoded protein: MAVMEQMEWHQTPGNHVYVTTPDSAPAITTIKDPLRPLKDLAELKDQLEDIQRRVEKEVQAGIPQGGSVLASPFLKGFLAGYIVSRLRSSAVLGVILGTCTGIFAAQNFGVPNIEQTLKDFFNTLKGPGK
- the LOC109874338 gene encoding SLC35A4 upstream open reading frame protein isoform X3, whose translation is MADDKDPLRPLKDLAELKDQLEDIQRRVEKEVQAGIPQGGSVLASPFLKGFLAGYIVSRLRSSAVLGVILGTCTGIFAAQNFGVPNIEQTLKDFFNTLKGPGK
- the LOC109874338 gene encoding SLC35A4 upstream open reading frame protein isoform X2, whose amino-acid sequence is MEYILAVLLHKDPLRPLKDLAELKDQLEDIQRRVEKEVQAGIPQGGSVLASPFLKGFLAGYIVSRLRSSAVLGVILGTCTGIFAAQNFGVPNIEQTLKDFFNTLKGPGK